The Caldicoprobacter guelmensis genome includes a region encoding these proteins:
- the iolM gene encoding scyllo-inosose 3-dehydrogenase produces MSKTMKGVTLFADWDPKPDFKLGPKDIEGKQTYLGSKVWRNPRIEIVDHPVPEPGPDEVLIEVKACGICGSDVHMAQPDEEGYILYPGLTGFPCILGHEFSGIVVKAGERAFDKRTNKPFKGGEIVCAEEMMWCGECKPCADGYPNHCERLNEVGFNINGAFAKYIVMPAKLVWNLESLKKRYTGDDIFLAGSLVEPTSVAYNAVIERGGGIRPGDNVVVCGGGPVGIAACAILKRSGAARVILSEPQPERAELGKKMGADYVINPLKEDFVQRVLELTDGMGANLYLEATGLPTVVYPQIEQVIWEGRTINSTVVVVARADAKMPVTGEVLQVRRARIIGAQGHSGHGTFYRVIECMADGMDMTPMITKKITLDEVPENIISLRTDRKECKITCVM; encoded by the coding sequence ATGTCAAAAACAATGAAAGGCGTCACGCTATTTGCGGATTGGGATCCAAAGCCGGATTTCAAGCTTGGCCCGAAGGATATCGAAGGGAAGCAGACGTATCTCGGAAGTAAAGTGTGGAGAAATCCTCGCATTGAAATTGTAGATCATCCTGTTCCCGAACCAGGGCCTGATGAAGTATTAATCGAAGTAAAGGCATGTGGCATTTGTGGAAGCGATGTTCATATGGCACAGCCTGATGAAGAGGGATACATACTGTATCCTGGCTTGACGGGTTTTCCATGCATCCTTGGTCATGAATTTTCAGGTATTGTAGTGAAGGCAGGAGAACGTGCATTCGATAAAAGGACCAATAAGCCTTTCAAAGGTGGAGAAATCGTCTGTGCAGAAGAAATGATGTGGTGTGGTGAATGTAAGCCGTGCGCTGATGGTTATCCCAATCACTGTGAACGGCTTAATGAGGTAGGGTTTAACATAAACGGTGCATTTGCAAAATATATAGTTATGCCCGCTAAACTCGTATGGAACCTTGAATCACTTAAAAAGAGGTACACCGGCGATGATATATTTCTTGCTGGTAGTTTAGTAGAGCCTACTAGCGTTGCTTATAATGCTGTGATCGAAAGAGGTGGTGGAATAAGGCCGGGGGATAATGTTGTAGTGTGTGGCGGAGGCCCTGTTGGAATTGCGGCTTGCGCCATATTGAAGAGAAGCGGTGCTGCGAGAGTTATACTTTCAGAGCCTCAGCCTGAAAGGGCTGAACTAGGGAAGAAAATGGGGGCAGATTATGTAATCAATCCGTTAAAAGAAGATTTCGTGCAAAGAGTCCTTGAGCTCACAGATGGCATGGGTGCAAATCTATATCTTGAAGCAACTGGACTGCCTACAGTGGTTTATCCTCAAATAGAGCAAGTGATTTGGGAGGGTAGAACCATTAATAGCACAGTGGTGGTGGTTGCTCGTGCCGATGCCAAGATGCCGGTTACTGGTGAGGTATTGCAGGTGCGGAGAGCCAGGATTATCGGAGCCCAAGGCCATTCGGGCCATGGTACTTTCTATAGAGTAATTGAGTGCATGGCAGATGGTATGGATATGACGCCTATGATTACAAAGAAGATAACTTTGGATGAGGTACCAGAAAATATTATCAGCTTGAGAACCGACAGGAAGGAATGCAAGATAACCTGTGTTATGTAG
- a CDS encoding MFS transporter, whose protein sequence is MSHNSKNQFSPAVIVILIFGIISMMGDIIYESARSANSQYLNLLGISAALVGLVFGIGEFLGYFLRLIAGILSDKSGKHWIFMFLGYGMLLVVPLMGLTRNWNILVVLILMERIGKALRSPAKDTILSGVSENQVGIGFAFGIQEAVDQIGAFVGPLIFTMVFYFSGKNGIAQYQLGYKLLFVPFVILMLFLIYAYRMTKGDNLISTVIKKDLRTEHIRPIFWIYTAFTFFCTLGFVNFSTIGYHLKANNLMSDGNITLLYSVAMVVDAATALLIGKVYDRLKIKTGMRTGGLLVLMVIPALTLLLPFLTLSNSTGLIVIGMIIFGIVMGTHETVMRSAIADITPFDKRGTGYGVFNTSYGLALLGGAALMGLLYDMNMVGVIIAFTCITELIAIILYSKMNNMVKNSHQVEL, encoded by the coding sequence ATGAGTCATAATTCAAAAAATCAATTTTCACCGGCGGTAATTGTGATACTCATATTTGGTATCATCAGTATGATGGGCGATATAATTTATGAAAGCGCAAGGAGCGCCAACAGCCAATATTTAAATTTGTTGGGTATAAGTGCTGCTCTTGTTGGTCTGGTCTTTGGCATCGGGGAATTCCTTGGATATTTTCTGAGGCTCATTGCGGGAATCCTATCGGATAAGAGCGGTAAACACTGGATTTTTATGTTCCTAGGCTATGGCATGCTACTGGTTGTACCTTTGATGGGACTTACTAGGAATTGGAATATTCTTGTTGTGCTGATTTTGATGGAGCGCATCGGGAAAGCATTGCGTAGCCCGGCTAAGGATACAATCCTTTCCGGAGTTTCAGAAAACCAAGTCGGAATTGGGTTTGCCTTCGGTATTCAGGAAGCTGTGGATCAAATAGGCGCTTTTGTTGGACCGCTTATTTTCACTATGGTTTTTTATTTTTCGGGAAAGAATGGAATTGCGCAATATCAATTGGGATATAAATTGTTGTTTGTTCCGTTTGTAATTTTGATGCTATTTCTGATATATGCATATAGAATGACCAAAGGGGACAATCTCATCTCTACGGTTATTAAAAAGGATTTACGTACGGAGCACATTAGGCCGATTTTTTGGATCTATACGGCTTTCACCTTTTTTTGTACGTTGGGATTTGTTAACTTCAGTACAATAGGTTACCATTTGAAAGCGAACAACCTGATGTCAGATGGAAATATAACCTTGCTTTATTCAGTAGCCATGGTCGTTGATGCTGCTACAGCGCTACTTATTGGCAAAGTCTATGATCGACTGAAAATTAAAACAGGAATGAGAACTGGTGGCCTTCTGGTTTTGATGGTAATTCCAGCTCTCACATTGCTGTTGCCATTTTTGACATTAAGTAATTCGACAGGGCTTATCGTTATTGGGATGATTATTTTTGGCATAGTAATGGGAACGCATGAAACGGTTATGCGTTCTGCAATTGCAGATATTACACCTTTTGATAAGCGTGGTACCGGTTATGGAGTATTTAATACCAGTTATGGTTTGGCTTTGCTTGGCGGAGCAGCGTTGATGGGTTTGCTTTATGATATGAATATGGTAGGGGTTATAATTGCTTTCACTTGTATAACTGAATTGATTGCTATCATTCTATATTCAAAAATGAATAATATGGTAAAAAACAGCCATCAAGTAGAGCTTTAA
- a CDS encoding YkvA family protein: MDLKEKANALKTYIPALFIAMKKKDTPIVAKIFAGITVWYALSPIDVVPDFIPVLGYLDDLIILPLLITLTIKFIPNEIMEICKAEAAGIWKDRKPKKWYYAVPIVILWIVIVAMIVHKCVSIITLLL, encoded by the coding sequence ATGGATCTTAAAGAGAAAGCAAATGCTTTAAAAACATATATTCCGGCTCTCTTCATAGCAATGAAGAAAAAGGATACACCAATTGTTGCAAAGATATTTGCAGGAATAACCGTATGGTATGCATTGTCACCCATTGATGTAGTTCCTGATTTTATACCTGTATTGGGATACTTGGACGACCTAATCATCCTTCCGTTATTGATAACATTGACTATTAAATTTATACCAAATGAGATAATGGAGATATGCAAAGCAGAAGCAGCAGGTATTTGGAAGGACAGAAAACCTAAAAAATGGTACTATGCTGTTCCAATTGTAATTTTATGGATTGTTATAGTTGCAATGATTGTACATAAGTGCGTATCAATTATCACTTTACTTCTTTAA
- a CDS encoding sugar phosphate isomerase/epimerase family protein: MENRSIKYSATIAIDAPKTSPVLFRGDLCENIIKSKEYGFDAVELHIRNPKEIDAKEVNECCLKNAIVVSTIGTGMSYTVDGLSITDLDAQKRNMALKRLKGYIDLAEELNCGIIIGSMRGKVNPEYCDEHMAVYTDCLLELSHYAQRKDVPVYIEAINRYEVNFHNTIEEMVNYIESLGDLGFKILVDTFHMNIEEPNMENSIRKYSRYIGHVHFADSNRRYPGAGHVDFAAVINALKEVGYNGYVAFEYLPYPDPDIAAKKGIEYMFALEEDKV; encoded by the coding sequence ATGGAAAATCGTTCGATAAAGTACAGTGCCACGATTGCTATAGATGCGCCTAAGACATCGCCTGTGCTGTTTAGGGGTGACTTGTGCGAAAATATCATTAAGAGCAAAGAATATGGCTTTGATGCGGTGGAACTTCATATAAGAAATCCGAAAGAAATAGATGCAAAAGAAGTTAATGAATGTTGCTTGAAAAATGCCATTGTTGTTTCGACTATAGGGACGGGTATGTCTTATACTGTTGATGGGCTTTCAATTACTGATTTGGATGCCCAAAAAAGAAATATGGCTTTAAAACGATTAAAGGGATATATTGATCTAGCTGAAGAATTAAACTGCGGTATCATAATAGGCTCTATGAGGGGCAAGGTAAATCCTGAGTATTGTGATGAACATATGGCCGTTTATACAGACTGTCTTTTGGAATTGAGCCATTATGCGCAACGTAAAGATGTCCCGGTATATATAGAGGCAATAAACAGGTATGAGGTTAATTTTCATAATACAATAGAGGAAATGGTGAACTATATTGAAAGTTTAGGTGATTTGGGCTTTAAGATTCTTGTTGACACATTTCATATGAACATCGAGGAACCTAATATGGAGAACAGTATAAGGAAATACAGTAGATATATAGGGCATGTTCACTTTGCTGATAGCAATCGTAGATATCCAGGGGCGGGGCATGTTGATTTTGCGGCTGTTATAAATGCATTAAAAGAAGTAGGATATAATGGATATGTTGCCTTTGAATATCTTCCATATCCCGATCCCGATATTGCAGCTAAGAAAGGAATTGAGTACATGTTTGCACTCGAGGAAGATAAAGTATAG
- a CDS encoding amino acid ABC transporter permease, which yields MEYVSRIIVPMLQGTVVTLELFFITIVFSIPLGVLLALARISRYRILKDVVGGYIWLLRGTPLLLQVFFVYYGLPNFGITLENFPAACIAFVLNYAAYFAEIFRAGIQSIDKGQYEGAKVLGFTYWQTMWRIILPQTVRRVLPPVSNEAITLVKDTALVYAIGLGELLRATKIAVSRDAVTSPFVVAALFYLAMTYVLTKVFDKLEQRYSIYE from the coding sequence TTGGAATATGTATCGCGGATTATCGTGCCCATGCTCCAGGGTACTGTGGTCACTCTAGAGCTGTTTTTCATCACCATTGTTTTTTCAATCCCCCTGGGAGTGCTGCTGGCGCTGGCACGCATTTCTAGATACAGGATTTTGAAGGATGTCGTTGGTGGATACATCTGGCTCTTGAGGGGTACACCGTTGCTTTTACAGGTGTTTTTTGTCTATTACGGTTTGCCCAATTTCGGCATTACTCTAGAGAATTTCCCAGCAGCATGTATTGCTTTTGTCCTCAACTATGCCGCCTATTTCGCCGAAATTTTCAGGGCCGGCATACAGTCAATTGATAAAGGGCAGTATGAGGGAGCCAAGGTGCTTGGCTTTACTTACTGGCAGACAATGTGGAGAATTATTCTCCCGCAGACCGTGAGGAGGGTGCTGCCTCCAGTCAGCAATGAGGCAATCACCCTTGTAAAGGACACGGCCCTTGTATATGCTATAGGATTGGGAGAGCTTTTAAGGGCTACCAAGATTGCCGTATCCAGGGATGCGGTGACATCGCCTTTTGTAGTGGCGGCCTTGTTCTACTTGGCCATGACTTATGTGCTGACAAAAGTGTTTGACAAATTAGAACAGCGCTATTCAATATATGAATAG
- the ehuA gene encoding ectoine/hydroxyectoine ABC transporter ATP-binding protein EhuA encodes MYMIEAKNIYKSFGALQVLKGISLSVKKGEVIAIIGPSGSGKSTLLRCLIHLEFIDRGSIIIEGQPMAYEDENGKTRYVSDKQIRQLCKKIGMVFQNFNLFPHKTVLENIIEAPIVVNKVPKKEAIDMAEALLKRVGLIDKRDSYPSQLSGGQKQRVAIARALAMKPDIMLFDEPTSALDPELTGEVLKVMRDLAQDRMTMLVVTHEMGFAREVADRVIFMDGGEIIEEGLPDEIFRNPHSERTRNFLKQVL; translated from the coding sequence ATGTATATGATTGAGGCTAAAAATATTTACAAGTCATTTGGAGCTTTACAGGTTTTAAAAGGGATTTCGCTGAGCGTTAAGAAGGGTGAAGTAATAGCTATTATAGGGCCTTCCGGATCGGGGAAGAGCACCTTGCTGCGGTGTCTCATTCATCTGGAGTTCATTGATAGAGGCTCTATCATAATAGAAGGACAACCTATGGCGTATGAGGATGAAAACGGTAAAACACGATATGTATCTGATAAACAAATACGACAACTTTGTAAGAAGATTGGGATGGTGTTTCAAAACTTCAATCTGTTCCCTCATAAAACGGTGCTGGAGAACATCATTGAGGCACCGATTGTGGTAAACAAGGTGCCCAAGAAAGAAGCGATTGATATGGCCGAGGCGTTGCTTAAGAGGGTAGGACTGATTGACAAAAGGGACAGCTATCCTTCCCAGCTTTCGGGTGGTCAAAAGCAGAGGGTGGCCATTGCGCGGGCTTTGGCCATGAAGCCTGACATAATGCTGTTTGATGAACCCACTTCTGCGCTAGACCCAGAACTTACCGGCGAAGTTTTAAAGGTTATGCGAGACCTGGCTCAAGACAGGATGACCATGCTGGTGGTTACCCACGAGATGGGGTTTGCTCGAGAGGTGGCTGATCGGGTGATATTCATGGATGGTGGAGAGATAATAGAGGAAGGATTGCCCGATGAGATATTCCGTAATCCGCACAGCGAGAGGACGAGGAATTTTCTTAAACAGGTGTTGTGA
- a CDS encoding amino acid ABC transporter substrate-binding protein: MEVKKRSFLILTLILVAGFMLSACSEAKQVSKDDSLEKVKQAGKFIVGLDDTFAPMGFRDESGNIVGFDIDLAKEAAKRLGVEVEFKPIDWNSKELELKNRKIDMIWNGLTITEDRKKNMAFTKPYLVNTQIIIVPEGSSIKSKADLAGKKVGVQISSSSLEALKKDKEVYESLAEVVEYPDNLEALLDLKAGRIDAVVADEILGRYYIEKRKENFVVLDDNFGTEEYGVGLRLEDKALLEALDKVLDEMKQDGTMSEISKKWFGEDIIKK; the protein is encoded by the coding sequence ATGGAAGTGAAGAAGAGGTCGTTTTTAATTTTAACTTTGATTTTAGTAGCTGGTTTTATGTTGAGTGCTTGTTCTGAAGCCAAGCAGGTTTCAAAGGATGATTCTTTGGAGAAGGTCAAGCAGGCCGGCAAGTTTATAGTAGGGCTTGATGACACGTTTGCTCCCATGGGTTTCAGGGATGAAAGTGGTAACATCGTAGGTTTTGACATCGATTTGGCTAAAGAAGCTGCAAAGAGGTTAGGCGTAGAAGTGGAGTTTAAGCCCATAGACTGGAACAGCAAGGAGCTTGAGCTGAAGAATAGGAAGATTGACATGATATGGAACGGGCTTACAATTACCGAGGACAGAAAGAAAAACATGGCTTTTACAAAGCCCTATCTAGTGAATACCCAGATCATAATTGTGCCCGAGGGATCCAGCATAAAGAGCAAGGCCGACCTGGCAGGCAAAAAAGTAGGGGTACAGATTAGCAGCAGCAGCCTTGAAGCATTGAAAAAAGATAAGGAGGTCTATGAGTCTCTAGCGGAAGTAGTGGAATATCCCGATAACCTTGAAGCGCTCTTGGACCTGAAAGCAGGCAGGATTGACGCCGTGGTGGCAGACGAGATTCTGGGAAGGTATTATATCGAAAAGAGGAAGGAAAATTTTGTGGTCCTAGATGATAACTTTGGTACCGAGGAGTACGGCGTAGGGCTGAGGCTGGAGGACAAAGCGCTGCTTGAGGCGCTAGACAAGGTACTTGACGAGATGAAGCAGGATGGCACCATGTCTGAGATTTCTAAGAAGTGGTTTGGCGAGGATATCATAAAGAAGTGA
- a CDS encoding LacI family DNA-binding transcriptional regulator has product MAVTLKDIAKVAGVSYATVSRALSNHPDVSPETRERIKKIAKEMNYVPDPSARGLKGKNTNMIGLVVPDISNPFFSELALGVESFANEHGYCVFLCNTNWDYEREKTYVDILKAKRVDGVIISSVIENATHHKKLSLPLVYITEGPKSDDIYYVGIDNKTGAVLGVEYLIKLGHKDIVYIGGSEKTSTNRERFEGYKETMQKHGYTVKANVRTSDSFSQESGYKAAMEMLIKSEIPTAVFAVNDIVALGVIQAIEEFGLKVPEDISIVGFDDIAFSSMHRIKLTTISQPKFEMGRLSAELLINLIKQENVGQKINIIQPSLIIRDTCRAIKD; this is encoded by the coding sequence ATGGCTGTTACGCTAAAGGATATTGCAAAAGTAGCTGGTGTATCGTATGCTACTGTCTCAAGGGCATTGAGCAATCATCCAGATGTCAGCCCTGAGACCAGAGAAAGAATAAAGAAGATCGCAAAAGAGATGAACTACGTCCCAGACCCTTCAGCAAGAGGATTAAAGGGCAAAAACACAAACATGATTGGCCTGGTTGTGCCTGATATATCCAATCCCTTTTTTTCTGAGCTCGCTTTGGGTGTAGAATCTTTTGCTAATGAACATGGTTATTGCGTATTTTTGTGTAATACAAACTGGGATTATGAACGGGAGAAGACCTATGTGGATATCTTGAAAGCTAAGCGAGTCGATGGTGTGATAATTTCTTCGGTTATTGAAAATGCTACACATCATAAAAAGTTGTCGTTGCCTCTCGTGTATATTACCGAAGGACCCAAGTCTGATGATATATATTATGTGGGTATTGACAACAAAACTGGAGCGGTGCTAGGCGTTGAATATCTTATTAAATTGGGGCATAAAGATATTGTGTATATAGGAGGCTCAGAAAAGACGAGTACCAATAGGGAACGCTTTGAAGGTTATAAAGAAACCATGCAAAAACACGGGTATACGGTTAAAGCAAACGTTCGCACCTCAGATAGTTTTAGCCAAGAAAGCGGTTATAAGGCGGCAATGGAAATGCTAATAAAAAGTGAAATCCCTACAGCGGTTTTTGCCGTAAACGATATAGTAGCTTTGGGAGTCATCCAAGCTATAGAGGAGTTTGGGCTTAAAGTCCCGGAAGACATTTCGATAGTCGGATTTGACGATATAGCTTTTTCATCTATGCATCGGATTAAACTTACCACAATTTCCCAGCCGAAATTTGAGATGGGAAGGCTATCCGCCGAGTTGCTTATAAACTTGATAAAACAAGAGAATGTAGGGCAAAAAATTAATATTATTCAACCAAGCCTTATAATAAGGGATACTTGCAGGGCGATTAAGGATTAA
- a CDS encoding ABC transporter substrate-binding protein, with the protein MSITKKILVGILVLMLIISAFTGCTKKETSQESSANQGNAKETPATSEPSNSADQQKKDNKTGGVVKILTSVTGGKDEEEMKLFAKELGEATGLTVIMERPPSDYNNTLMRKLNSGEKLDLIYLNMPQYLELVNQGALLDLTDYIKSSKIYSDPSKIDPRELKDIEVKGRIYAGFNKKEVHRVVALNRVHLEKAGIDYKSIEPSLNGYYNVFKKLKETIKTANYYPYNVVMSQVFDLQPWFASVGLKTGVVIDEKDGKKYVPISTDDAIPVWEWIAKLYKEGLIDPAASVDQTKDMRNKMSAASQLTSVTVDWAAWVGLHNANALAAGIGKDQYEIVSLPGTKTPNGSYMLTKGAASLWAIPKNAENPEGAWKIIEFFATQEGGVLLSVGIKGHDYTIDDKGNYVLTDIGKQHGCDHGAPVPILETFKHPIGYNPGVEEALSYGKYASIELPIPNEGDYKEIVGKWAVQIMEGKVSVADGLKNMRNELLSRKVTDK; encoded by the coding sequence ATGTCTATTACAAAAAAGATACTGGTAGGAATTCTTGTTTTAATGCTAATTATCAGTGCTTTTACCGGATGTACAAAGAAAGAAACATCTCAAGAGAGTAGTGCTAATCAAGGAAATGCTAAAGAGACTCCTGCAACAAGTGAGCCTTCCAATTCTGCAGATCAGCAAAAAAAGGATAATAAAACAGGTGGAGTTGTAAAAATATTGACAAGTGTAACTGGCGGTAAAGATGAAGAAGAAATGAAGTTGTTTGCAAAGGAATTGGGAGAAGCTACGGGATTAACTGTAATAATGGAGAGACCACCATCTGATTATAACAATACACTTATGAGAAAGCTTAATAGTGGGGAAAAGTTAGATCTTATCTATTTAAACATGCCTCAATATTTGGAACTTGTCAATCAGGGTGCTTTGTTAGATCTTACAGATTATATAAAATCTTCTAAGATTTATTCTGATCCTTCCAAGATTGATCCACGCGAACTAAAAGACATTGAAGTAAAGGGAAGGATTTATGCAGGGTTTAACAAAAAAGAGGTTCATAGGGTTGTTGCCCTAAACAGGGTACATTTAGAAAAAGCGGGAATAGATTACAAAAGTATTGAGCCTTCGTTGAATGGTTATTATAATGTATTTAAGAAACTAAAAGAGACTATAAAGACAGCTAATTATTATCCATATAATGTGGTTATGAGTCAAGTATTTGATTTACAACCATGGTTTGCTTCAGTTGGACTTAAAACGGGTGTTGTAATTGACGAAAAAGATGGCAAGAAATATGTACCGATTTCTACTGATGATGCTATACCAGTATGGGAATGGATTGCAAAGCTTTATAAGGAAGGGCTTATTGATCCAGCAGCTTCTGTAGATCAAACGAAGGATATGAGAAATAAAATGAGTGCAGCATCTCAACTTACAAGCGTAACAGTTGATTGGGCTGCCTGGGTTGGATTGCATAATGCTAATGCTTTAGCTGCAGGAATAGGAAAAGATCAATATGAGATAGTTTCTTTACCAGGTACAAAGACACCAAATGGTAGTTATATGTTGACGAAAGGAGCAGCTAGTTTGTGGGCTATTCCAAAGAATGCTGAGAATCCTGAAGGTGCATGGAAAATTATAGAGTTCTTTGCAACACAGGAGGGGGGAGTGCTTCTGTCAGTTGGTATTAAGGGACATGACTATACGATTGACGATAAAGGCAATTATGTTTTGACTGACATAGGTAAGCAACATGGATGTGACCATGGTGCACCTGTCCCTATCTTGGAAACTTTTAAACATCCCATCGGCTATAATCCGGGGGTTGAAGAGGCTCTGTCCTATGGTAAATATGCTTCAATTGAGTTACCGATTCCCAATGAGGGAGATTACAAAGAAATAGTGGGCAAATGGGCAGTCCAAATTATGGAAGGAAAAGTTTCTGTAGCAGACGGATTGAAGAATATGAGAAATGAGTTGCTAAGTAGGAAAGTTACTGATAAATAA
- the iolG gene encoding inositol 2-dehydrogenase, translating into MKLKLGIIGAGRIGRLHAENIATNIRGAEVKSIADVYMDDSLEKWAYSIGINHVYKDHRKIIEDPDIDAVLICSPTDTHSKFIIEAAQAGKHIFCEKPIDFDVKRIEEALNTVEKAKVKLQIGFNRRFDHNFRRIREHIESGKIGDIHILRITSRDPAPPPIEYVKVSGGIFLDMTIHDFDMARYLTGSEVVEVYAIGEALIDPSIKQYDDVDTAIVTLKFENGAIGTIDNSRKAVYGYDQRVEVFGSKGCLIAGNDKPNTVEIYNENWVYSEKPKYFFLERYKESYIDEIRSFISVILEDREPEVTGLDGLKPVLIGLAAKRSLETGMPVKVERV; encoded by the coding sequence TTGAAACTCAAATTAGGTATCATAGGAGCTGGGCGCATTGGCAGGCTTCATGCTGAAAATATAGCAACCAACATAAGAGGAGCGGAAGTAAAGTCCATTGCTGATGTTTACATGGATGATAGTCTAGAGAAATGGGCTTATAGTATAGGAATAAATCATGTTTACAAAGACCACAGGAAAATCATTGAGGACCCGGATATAGATGCCGTTCTTATTTGTTCGCCTACCGATACCCATTCGAAGTTTATAATAGAAGCGGCACAAGCAGGAAAACACATATTTTGTGAGAAACCTATAGATTTTGATGTCAAAAGAATAGAAGAAGCGCTGAATACTGTGGAGAAGGCTAAGGTAAAGCTACAGATAGGCTTTAATAGGAGGTTTGACCACAATTTTCGGAGGATTAGAGAGCATATTGAAAGTGGGAAAATAGGCGATATTCATATATTGAGGATTACTTCCAGGGATCCTGCTCCCCCACCAATAGAATACGTAAAAGTATCGGGTGGTATATTCCTTGACATGACAATTCACGATTTTGACATGGCGCGCTATTTAACAGGCAGCGAGGTTGTTGAAGTGTATGCGATAGGTGAAGCTCTGATAGATCCTTCAATAAAACAATACGATGATGTTGATACGGCAATTGTTACTTTAAAATTTGAGAATGGTGCTATTGGGACAATTGATAACAGCAGAAAAGCTGTGTATGGATATGATCAAAGGGTTGAGGTTTTTGGTTCTAAAGGATGCTTGATAGCAGGCAATGATAAACCCAATACAGTGGAAATATATAATGAGAATTGGGTATACAGCGAGAAACCAAAATATTTCTTCCTTGAAAGGTATAAGGAGTCTTATATAGATGAGATAAGGTCTTTTATAAGCGTAATACTTGAGGATAGAGAACCAGAAGTAACGGGGCTTGATGGCTTGAAGCCTGTTTTGATAGGCCTTGCGGCAAAGAGGTCACTTGAAACAGGAATGCCGGTGAAGGTGGAGAGGGTGTGA
- the iolN gene encoding 3-dehydro-scyllo-inosose hydrolase yields the protein MSEKWLLTEHPAIIFEDNAVGRLKKQIWDASEEEIDRILAEYEIPSESELGKPGCYIQTTPRYKVIEKRKKNDIVFVPVGCTENHGLHANSGLDTFMVTQILEGVRRYTAKQGREVSLALPPLNYGGHPYHHVGMPGTIIMPEEVVKETLIYTMLGLWNDGFRKIIIVNNHGHLWMLESAVQEFMKRYHLPGIFQVLDWHRAVREFFYPAGRPDSMETHFVHADEAETSVALLLFKDMIDMSVVEDAEGESFLPDGHFDKAVDPFRRPHRWSEGEGHAAIERAATPQGVVGKPSLADPRKAKRPIAAILKYLTLLHDQILEAFPPGTVPPVEKTTLRTAKEMEPFLKEPLSEGWKSVYELPPIGVFTKL from the coding sequence ATGAGTGAAAAGTGGCTCCTTACAGAGCATCCTGCTATAATCTTTGAGGATAACGCCGTAGGACGGCTAAAGAAGCAGATATGGGATGCCAGCGAAGAAGAGATAGACAGAATACTGGCAGAATATGAAATACCCTCTGAATCTGAGCTTGGTAAACCGGGATGCTATATACAGACCACTCCCAGGTATAAAGTAATAGAAAAGAGGAAGAAGAATGATATCGTATTTGTACCAGTAGGCTGCACTGAGAACCATGGACTGCATGCCAACAGTGGTTTGGACACATTCATGGTGACTCAAATACTTGAGGGCGTAAGGAGATATACAGCAAAGCAGGGACGAGAGGTAAGCCTTGCTCTTCCGCCTCTGAATTATGGAGGCCATCCTTATCATCATGTTGGAATGCCAGGGACAATCATAATGCCGGAAGAGGTTGTAAAAGAGACACTGATATACACAATGCTTGGACTATGGAATGACGGTTTTAGAAAAATTATAATAGTTAACAACCATGGCCATTTATGGATGCTTGAATCGGCTGTACAGGAATTTATGAAGAGGTATCATTTGCCAGGAATATTCCAGGTGTTAGACTGGCACAGGGCGGTACGTGAATTCTTCTATCCGGCAGGTAGGCCGGATAGCATGGAAACGCATTTCGTGCATGCCGATGAGGCGGAAACCTCGGTAGCGCTTTTGCTCTTCAAAGATATGATTGATATGAGCGTTGTAGAGGATGCTGAAGGGGAGTCGTTCTTGCCTGATGGGCATTTTGATAAAGCGGTGGATCCTTTCAGGCGGCCTCATAGGTGGTCCGAGGGAGAAGGCCACGCTGCTATAGAACGTGCAGCAACACCTCAAGGGGTTGTGGGTAAGCCTTCTCTTGCCGATCCCAGGAAGGCCAAGAGGCCTATTGCAGCGATACTGAAGTACCTTACTCTTCTACACGATCAGATTTTAGAAGCATTTCCTCCTGGAACTGTGCCGCCTGTAGAAAAGACCACGTTGCGGACTGCGAAGGAGATGGAGCCTTTCTTGAAGGAACCTCTTAGTGAGGGCTGGAAGTCGGTATATGAGTTACCGCCAATAGGGGTATTCACTAAGCTGTAA